A stretch of DNA from Parvularcula bermudensis HTCC2503:
TCGGATGCTGTTTTGCAGCTTGAGGTGGCCGACGATCCCGTTGTCATCTTCCGCAACGCGAAACATGGCGATCTCAACGTCGTCTATCGTCGCGATGACGGCAATGTCGGTTGGATCGACGGGGGCCGCAGAGGCTGATCGTCGCCGATTGGGGAAACGCCGCTCAACCATGACTAAAATTTTGATTTGCTTTGGTTTTGTCTGTGGCTACCAGTCCGTGATAGAACAACGATGCCAATGGTTGTTTCCCCATTGGCGAGGGGTTGATTATGGCAAACGATCTCAGCGCTTTTTTGGCGAAAGAGGACATCATTCTTGGGCTGAACGCCCGGTGCAAGCGCGGGGCGCTTAAGGCGCTTGCCGACCATGCGGCCCGCCGCCTCGACCTTGATGCCGATAAGGTGTTTGAGGCGTTGATGTCCCGTGAGCAATTGGGCTCCACCGGGATTGGGCGAGGGATTGCGATTCCCCATGCGAAAATCGCCCTTGATCGGTTGCATATGACCTTTGC
This window harbors:
- a CDS encoding PTS sugar transporter subunit IIA, which translates into the protein MANDLSAFLAKEDIILGLNARCKRGALKALADHAARRLDLDADKVFEALMSREQLGSTGIGRGIAIPHAKIALDRLHMTFARVAKPIDFDAVDDEPVDLLFLLLAPEEATTDHLKALARVARLVRPVEAQKSLRGAGSEEGVYGLLTGFLNVRAA